In a genomic window of Gemmatimonadaceae bacterium:
- a CDS encoding M28 family peptidase has product MRKAALAFLLLTACERGGPRPGKFDGESAVRYAKAQVDFGPRVPGSPGAQRAGDWIVARMRERADSVIVQSWTHTLADGRQVPLRNILARFRPDLPDRVLYVTHWDTRPVSDEAEDRVQRTLPVPGANDGGSGVGLLVALADALKKTPPAVGVDLLFVDGEDYGNFGTMQDVLMGSTYFASHLPSPNYRPIFGVLWDMIGDRDLRIKQEQNSVAQAPEVVRRVWQVAAELGHDDVFVAEQTPYPITDDHIPLLQAGLRVIDVIDYEYPYHHRPTDTLDKISARSLSIVGEVAEALVR; this is encoded by the coding sequence GTGAGAAAAGCCGCGCTTGCATTCCTTCTTCTTACGGCGTGTGAGCGCGGCGGACCGAGGCCGGGAAAGTTCGACGGCGAGTCGGCGGTTCGCTACGCAAAGGCGCAGGTGGATTTCGGTCCACGCGTTCCCGGATCACCGGGTGCCCAGCGCGCCGGCGACTGGATTGTTGCGCGGATGCGGGAGCGAGCCGACTCCGTGATCGTCCAGAGCTGGACGCACACGCTGGCGGACGGGCGCCAGGTTCCGCTGCGCAACATTCTTGCGCGCTTCCGCCCCGATCTGCCCGACCGCGTGCTGTACGTGACTCACTGGGACACGCGACCGGTGAGCGACGAGGCCGAGGACCGGGTTCAGCGGACATTGCCGGTCCCGGGAGCGAACGACGGAGGGTCGGGTGTTGGCTTGCTTGTCGCGCTTGCCGACGCGCTGAAGAAAACGCCACCCGCGGTGGGTGTCGATTTGCTGTTCGTCGACGGCGAGGATTACGGAAATTTCGGGACGATGCAGGACGTCCTCATGGGATCGACGTACTTCGCGTCGCATCTGCCGAGTCCGAATTACCGGCCGATCTTCGGCGTTCTGTGGGACATGATCGGGGACAGGGACCTTCGCATCAAGCAGGAGCAGAACTCGGTTGCTCAGGCGCCCGAAGTTGTGCGACGAGTCTGGCAGGTTGCCGCCGAGCTCGGGCACGACGACGTGTTTGTCGCTGAGCAGACGCCGTATCCCATTACCGACGATCATATTCCTCTTCTGCAGGCGGGGCTGCGAGTTATCGATGTGATCGATTACGAGTACCCGTACCATCATCGGCCCACTGATACTCTCGACAAGATCTCGGCTCGGTCGTTGTCGATAGTCGGGGAGGTCGCTGAAGCTCTGGTTCGATAG
- a CDS encoding ABC transporter permease produces the protein MIRAVSSLFGRVGERVYFMRDIGRGFLDPGTYGRETIRQMRNIGVDSLPLAAIVAAFIGAVTAFQTRYQLFGGVQLSVVGLISRQSIILELGPLLTGLVLTGRVGARITAEIGTMRVTEQIDALETLAYDPVAYLVVPRFIAAVVMVPMLVILADAIGVGTAYLTAVVATDVTSAAFSEGLRLAFAPFQIVYSIIKATIFGAAIAFFCSYEGYTANVGAEGVGRSTAQAVVITSVAILVLDALTALLLAPYLQA, from the coding sequence TTGATACGCGCTGTCTCGTCTCTTTTCGGGCGGGTTGGAGAGCGCGTGTATTTCATGCGCGACATCGGCCGCGGATTTCTCGATCCGGGGACTTACGGCCGCGAGACGATCAGACAGATGCGGAACATCGGTGTTGATTCGCTTCCGCTCGCCGCAATCGTCGCCGCATTCATTGGAGCCGTGACCGCCTTTCAGACGCGCTATCAGCTTTTCGGCGGCGTCCAGCTCTCGGTGGTGGGGTTGATCTCGAGGCAGTCGATCATTCTCGAGCTCGGTCCGCTGCTCACCGGGCTTGTCCTCACCGGGCGTGTCGGAGCGCGCATCACCGCCGAGATCGGAACGATGCGCGTGACCGAGCAGATCGACGCACTGGAGACACTGGCTTACGATCCTGTCGCTTACCTCGTTGTTCCGCGATTCATCGCCGCCGTTGTAATGGTCCCAATGCTGGTGATTCTCGCGGACGCCATCGGCGTCGGGACGGCCTACCTTACCGCGGTGGTCGCAACGGACGTGACCAGCGCCGCATTCTCCGAGGGCCTGCGCCTCGCGTTCGCGCCGTTCCAGATAGTCTATAGTATCATTAAGGCGACGATCTTCGGCGCGGCGATTGCTTTCTTCTGCTCCTACGAGGGCTACACCGCGAATGTCGGTGCTGAAGGCGTCGGCCGCAGCACCGCGCAGGCGGTCGTCATCACGTCGGTCGCAATACTCGTCCTCGACGCGCTCACCGCACTCCTGCTCGCACCCTACCTCCAGGCATGA
- a CDS encoding LptF/LptG family permease — MSLVRPLDRYVFAEFWKIFVATAVGFPLLLIIFDITDNLDKYLAQKLPAMNIALSYVYSLPDYMFLILPAGVLFATVFSIGSLTRHSEITAAKASGVSFYRFIAPIFVGGAIATVAGLVLGEITPQANRRKLELLETQKFSTQSERYNFAYAAERGRVYKVQTLHVERNSIDGLTIERKGRGPDYPTYILNAGNAYYDPRKGWKLTQGTMHVLTDSMFNITYAFDSLRDARLVERPQQLTVASRAPTDMEYRELGRFIDAMERSGGDVNSLKVERMLKIVIPVTSMVILLFGAPLATSTQRGGAAYGIGISLGTTVIFIMLVQMTKAIGGKGMLPAELAAWVPSIFFGVLGLILFARVRT; from the coding sequence GTGAGCCTTGTAAGACCGCTCGACCGGTACGTCTTCGCCGAGTTCTGGAAGATTTTTGTCGCGACTGCCGTCGGCTTTCCCCTGCTGCTGATCATTTTCGACATCACCGACAACCTCGACAAATATCTGGCGCAGAAGCTCCCGGCGATGAACATCGCGCTGAGCTACGTTTACTCGCTGCCCGATTACATGTTCTTGATTCTTCCGGCGGGGGTGCTGTTCGCGACCGTTTTCTCCATCGGATCGCTGACGCGCCATTCGGAGATCACAGCGGCAAAGGCATCGGGTGTGAGCTTCTACCGCTTCATTGCCCCGATCTTCGTCGGAGGTGCGATCGCAACCGTCGCCGGCCTTGTACTCGGCGAGATAACTCCTCAGGCAAATCGAAGGAAGCTCGAGCTCCTGGAGACGCAGAAGTTCTCGACGCAGAGTGAGAGGTACAATTTTGCCTACGCGGCGGAGCGAGGCAGAGTCTACAAGGTGCAGACGCTGCACGTCGAGCGAAACTCGATAGACGGTCTCACCATCGAGCGAAAAGGCAGAGGCCCGGACTACCCGACCTACATTCTGAACGCAGGCAACGCGTATTACGACCCGCGCAAAGGGTGGAAGCTCACGCAGGGAACGATGCATGTGCTGACCGATTCGATGTTCAATATCACTTATGCGTTCGACTCGCTGCGCGATGCCCGGCTGGTCGAGCGTCCACAGCAGCTGACGGTGGCCTCACGCGCGCCAACCGACATGGAGTATCGGGAGCTCGGCCGCTTCATCGACGCGATGGAACGGTCGGGCGGGGACGTCAACTCGCTTAAGGTCGAGCGAATGCTGAAGATCGTGATCCCTGTTACCAGCATGGTCATCCTGCTCTTCGGCGCGCCGCTGGCGACGAGCACACAGCGCGGCGGGGCGGCGTACGGCATCGGTATCTCTCTTGGCACGACGGTGATCTTCATCATGCTGGTGCAGATGACGAAAGCGATCGGCGGCAAGGGAATGCTTCCCGCCGAGCTCGCCGCGTGGGTTCCAAGCATTTTCTTCGGGGTCCTCGGACTGATTCTTTTCGCGCGCGTGCGAACTTGA
- a CDS encoding LptF/LptG family permease, which produces MKILHRYVLKEHVGPLFFALTALTSLLLLQYIAKRFGELVGKGLPWSIIGEFLGLSVPLTVALSMPMAVLVSTLYAFSRLASENEITAMKAGGVSLRSVLKPVLIAGVGMTLFMLLFNDQVLPRANHRLRTLQGDIAQKKPTFGLREQVINEVSPGKLYLRANHLSKTSNRMREVTIYDVGDATRRRTVYADSGNMALSLNRTDLQLTLYSGTIQDVPVNTPEQLQRMYFDTELIRVKSVGNEFQKSKSDSFKGEREMSVCEMERQAAVARQTLANARREFVKKLADAKRRKVKLSEDVLKTKLNDPMTVGLGKAYCAVLAQIGVKSLGAQALTFPKPPKHAPRASDSSAKPPFLQRRSDGQPAGAGATASRLDTGATTAAELPATLEGIRIRVEDARRSQNAYEVEIQKKFALATACFVFLLLGAPIALRFPRGGVGLTIGVSLVVFALYYVGLIAGESLARRGIVPPFISMWGANLIFTALAIWLLSRMGKENTSGRGGDVRDLLDSIRSRLGLARRRAPMASPGPRPSAS; this is translated from the coding sequence GTGAAGATACTCCACAGATACGTCCTCAAGGAGCACGTCGGACCCCTCTTCTTCGCCCTCACCGCGCTCACTTCGTTGCTGCTTCTGCAGTACATCGCGAAGCGCTTCGGCGAGCTCGTCGGGAAGGGATTGCCCTGGAGTATCATCGGCGAATTCCTCGGGCTTTCGGTGCCTCTCACGGTTGCCCTGTCGATGCCGATGGCCGTGCTCGTATCGACCTTGTACGCGTTCAGCCGCCTCGCCTCGGAGAACGAGATCACGGCAATGAAGGCCGGGGGTGTGAGTCTCCGCAGCGTGCTGAAGCCGGTGCTCATTGCCGGCGTAGGTATGACCCTGTTCATGCTCCTGTTCAACGATCAGGTACTCCCGCGCGCCAATCATCGGCTTCGCACTCTTCAGGGGGACATCGCGCAGAAGAAGCCTACGTTCGGGCTGCGCGAGCAGGTCATCAACGAGGTGAGCCCCGGGAAGCTCTATCTCCGGGCCAACCACCTCAGCAAAACTTCCAACAGGATGCGAGAGGTTACGATCTACGACGTCGGCGACGCAACCCGCCGCCGCACGGTTTACGCCGACAGTGGCAACATGGCGCTGTCGCTGAACCGCACCGACCTCCAGCTCACTTTATACAGCGGCACGATTCAGGACGTTCCCGTCAATACGCCGGAACAGCTCCAGCGGATGTACTTCGATACCGAGCTGATTCGCGTGAAGAGCGTTGGAAACGAGTTCCAGAAGAGCAAGAGCGACAGCTTCAAGGGTGAGCGTGAGATGTCCGTGTGCGAGATGGAGCGGCAAGCGGCCGTCGCGCGTCAAACGCTCGCCAATGCGCGGCGGGAGTTCGTCAAGAAGCTCGCGGACGCGAAGCGCCGGAAAGTAAAGCTGAGCGAGGATGTCCTGAAGACCAAGTTGAACGATCCGATGACGGTGGGACTCGGGAAGGCATACTGCGCAGTGCTCGCCCAGATCGGAGTAAAATCTCTCGGCGCCCAGGCACTGACGTTCCCGAAGCCTCCGAAGCATGCGCCACGCGCGTCAGACTCTTCCGCGAAGCCGCCATTTCTCCAGAGGCGTAGCGACGGTCAGCCCGCCGGCGCCGGGGCAACTGCGTCGCGACTCGACACCGGCGCTACAACGGCCGCGGAGCTCCCGGCCACGCTCGAGGGCATTCGAATTCGCGTCGAGGATGCCCGGAGAAGTCAGAACGCTTACGAAGTCGAGATCCAGAAAAAGTTTGCGCTCGCCACTGCCTGCTTCGTGTTTCTCCTGCTCGGCGCCCCGATAGCTCTGCGGTTTCCCCGCGGCGGGGTGGGCCTGACCATCGGGGTCAGCCTGGTGGTCTTCGCACTCTACTACGTTGGCCTCATCGCTGGAGAATCACTCGCGAGGCGAGGCATTGTCCCGCCCTTCATCTCCATGTGGGGAGCGAACCTGATCTTCACCGCTCTCGCTATCTGGCTGCTCTCACGCATGGGTAAGGAGAACACGTCCGGACGCGGAGGGGACGTGCGCGACCTGCTGGATTCAATCCGGTCGCGGCTGGGGCTGGCGCGCCGCCGCGCGCCAATGGCGTCACCGGGACCACGACCCAGCGCGTCGTGA
- the sprA gene encoding cell surface protein SprA → MNLIHRRLLFVSLAAAVWTAAASAQQGGVARPDTVNARRSTTARKDTIPPKDTVRVPRDTVPAPKDTLRLPTDTAREPADTTLRLPLPTVGRPAPRPRIRLGGDSLGLRLPPVVSRADRESYLQAVAQIEAARATAFQQNMRAIIQAVWGQVATSSFATSEIPPTFAGEAPAEPKTVADRAGDIISEHTDLALQLNGRMEFRGEKNQSAQCAGGIINPVFNCRSAFAPLLDFQFNARSGGIVAERIHVDVDYDTQREFDASNNISINYQGKGTELLQRLEIGNVTFQPPVSRFITAGIPSGNYGIQAITKLGPARVRTILAQQKGNIVNDRVFTVGDQTLQAVDRRIEDHQFEPRRFFFTVSPKLFGSAYPNIDILDSRRMTSLALSLPDTLRPTKIFLYRLLIGGQPPNPSGPQFRIIGDPRSRRGQVYERLREGVDYYVDPSQLWIALVRPLSLNNERLVVAYRVNVNGRDTIHVTTGGTPDLEYNAKTDQLANLLWDPRVTPDDPAFDREIRSIYRIGGPEVQRQSVIVKIVTGTGVDQEKANDETGNAETFLQLFRIAQKTNNSTFDVENRLWPRPADPNFELSLGASATRVIRDQFLVFPSLKPFAIDGFAGRLNPSNDTIYTTPSEYVKSAQRPLSVYHIRARYQAEGSGDRGSLMLGAVQLRPNSERLLIDGIPLVRGTDYTVDYDLGRVSFARPDTLFPRPRQVTAQFEENPVFAETPTSIFGATAEFPLARGSINFTAISQTQKTTFNRPPLGFEPAGSLVAGVTALFNFNASPLTSLVSRLPYGETTVPSRISVSGEFAASRPEPNAAGQAYLESFEGEGGIQVPLLDTQWYYGSQPALGRDFATRYGSQSIDLTRASTLAWQSDGLDANGRAIRYTIEQIDPQTTLIGTGLSGPEQMLWMTLYPLSIGGLRGEGNFRWTVGNTPSGRRWRSIRTPLGATGSDLSRVENIEFWAQINVSPVKRAKNPILMIDFGDVSENSVTFAPDTAIIRRTEGTSAGRDTTYTGKKIQGFDALDSERDQLSRAFNVGVNDNGLLGDLAGTIVIVADTLPGAPPSTRTGHAFATCRGGYFFVRVLGDSRVDCTVANNRLDEEDIDGDGVLNLTGAEREQEELRRYIVNLGDASKYNRVGRCSVAPRVVVGPPPDSVCWVLFRIPFRTPDDSIGLPLLRRMRTVRLTMISGDALGDAEFSQIALARLRLTGSPWIKRRETSLQGVGAEQPGSGFINAGVIGTQDRGLAAGISYESPPGVVDEPDTKRSNFETDRIQVNERSLRLTAGNLAVFDRAEAYFRFPEGEKNFMAYKELRLWARGIRNGWGSNGDLQFFIKIGRDPNNFYLYRTTLNGGPGREAWLPEIRVDFQKLFKLRAEIQNAYLQGRARNTCTGLDSILIANTPVPPTGLRYVACSGGYIAYTSDPGVNPPNLASVQELAVGMIRTGLGSSGSPIAPGDTLELWVDDIRLGGVVDAAGFAGQIGLSILASDFADIRLNLSRRDPNFRQLAEQPTFLTDNSVNVSSAFHLEKLLPKSFGLTIPFSVNYTSADIDPLFMSQSDLEGDIIENLRTPHTSATSVSFAVALATPLKDHRLAALLNSLSLTSTYTSAAARTEYEDGRAHNFTIGLDYNLSRALLSGLSRFAPAELHLTSVYTRGSDRRTAFLKPAGAIDDIGREIAGETTNWRNGTSFQLKPTKTLSGRLDFSSVRDLRGYGLDSPLGVIATDDRDRFLGADTGLERERDLQAAISFTPIVSSWIKPRLDIGSTYNMLRDPNTLGYERESDTTQALRLPLRLGSSQTTTAGVTIDLPRAARENLDSTSILHRLLTAIQPIDVNYNRSLISVFEGTPISPPLSYQLALGGGTFRELGGRPATSAGLVRQISATHSILLPFGASISNRYQLINARNWTRRFDDRRAITDGTQLVFPDVALRWSMKPDRLRRLIATVGGSARAVQTRQLNSTQPEFELAAAVAGAVTPFSGPIGVDRGETVVTSYPANLSIVFAGARPLSSTVGYTLSRRRETRPGLSAKSADADVTVEIAKPWALPPSWKPRSDLRTRVSYQDTHGDNFVLNPLSITEESRLSDNGRRAISFSADTDVAENFASSFVVSRVESFDRNLNRRFTQTVLSAVLHLKFYAGDVQ, encoded by the coding sequence GTGAATCTAATACACCGCCGCCTGCTGTTCGTCTCGCTCGCGGCAGCTGTTTGGACTGCTGCAGCGAGCGCTCAGCAGGGCGGTGTGGCCAGGCCGGACACCGTCAACGCCCGGCGTTCGACAACTGCCCGGAAGGACACGATTCCGCCGAAGGACACCGTCCGTGTGCCCAGGGATACTGTCCCGGCGCCGAAGGATACGCTGCGGTTGCCCACCGACACCGCGAGAGAGCCGGCAGACACCACACTGCGACTGCCACTGCCTACAGTCGGGCGGCCGGCACCGCGTCCAAGGATACGGCTGGGCGGTGATTCGCTGGGACTGCGCCTGCCCCCGGTTGTATCGCGTGCGGACCGCGAAAGCTACCTGCAGGCGGTCGCGCAAATCGAGGCTGCCCGCGCAACGGCTTTTCAGCAGAACATGCGTGCCATCATCCAAGCCGTGTGGGGGCAGGTTGCAACCTCGAGCTTTGCGACGTCGGAGATTCCGCCGACGTTTGCGGGTGAAGCTCCTGCCGAGCCGAAGACCGTTGCAGACCGCGCGGGCGACATCATCTCGGAGCACACCGATCTCGCCCTCCAGTTGAACGGACGGATGGAATTCCGCGGCGAGAAGAACCAGAGCGCGCAATGCGCGGGCGGAATCATCAACCCCGTGTTCAACTGCCGCAGCGCGTTTGCGCCCCTTCTGGATTTTCAGTTCAACGCACGCTCCGGGGGAATCGTAGCGGAGCGCATTCACGTCGACGTCGACTATGACACGCAGCGGGAGTTCGACGCATCGAACAACATTTCCATCAACTATCAGGGGAAGGGAACCGAGCTCCTGCAGCGTCTCGAGATCGGCAACGTGACGTTTCAGCCACCGGTGTCGCGATTCATCACCGCGGGAATTCCCAGCGGGAACTACGGAATTCAGGCGATCACGAAGCTTGGACCTGCACGCGTTCGCACCATCCTCGCGCAGCAGAAGGGCAACATCGTCAACGATCGCGTGTTCACCGTTGGCGATCAGACTCTTCAGGCAGTGGACCGCCGGATAGAGGACCATCAATTCGAGCCGCGCCGGTTCTTCTTCACGGTTTCCCCAAAGCTGTTCGGCTCCGCCTATCCAAACATCGACATCCTGGACAGCAGGCGGATGACCTCGCTCGCCCTCTCGCTTCCGGATACGCTTCGGCCGACGAAGATCTTTCTCTATCGGCTGCTGATCGGCGGCCAGCCGCCGAATCCGAGCGGTCCCCAGTTCCGCATCATCGGCGACCCGCGGTCACGCCGCGGACAGGTTTACGAGCGTCTCCGCGAAGGGGTGGACTACTACGTCGATCCGTCGCAGCTGTGGATCGCCCTGGTACGCCCTCTCTCGCTCAACAACGAGCGACTCGTGGTCGCGTATCGCGTGAACGTCAACGGTCGGGATACGATTCACGTGACGACGGGCGGCACCCCCGATCTCGAGTACAATGCCAAGACAGATCAGCTGGCGAACCTGTTGTGGGATCCGCGAGTGACCCCGGATGATCCCGCGTTCGACCGGGAGATCAGAAGCATCTATCGCATAGGCGGGCCCGAGGTTCAGCGGCAGAGCGTGATCGTCAAGATCGTCACCGGAACGGGAGTCGATCAGGAGAAGGCAAACGACGAGACTGGCAACGCGGAAACTTTTCTCCAGCTTTTTCGCATCGCTCAGAAAACGAACAACTCGACATTCGACGTCGAGAACCGCCTCTGGCCCCGGCCCGCTGATCCGAATTTCGAGCTGAGCCTGGGCGCGTCGGCAACGCGGGTCATTCGCGACCAGTTTCTCGTTTTTCCGTCGCTCAAGCCTTTTGCCATCGACGGATTCGCCGGCCGGCTCAATCCCAGCAACGATACGATCTACACGACGCCGTCGGAGTACGTGAAATCGGCGCAGCGTCCGCTTTCGGTCTATCACATCCGCGCGCGCTATCAGGCTGAAGGGAGCGGCGACAGGGGCAGTCTGATGCTCGGCGCAGTGCAGCTGCGGCCGAACTCGGAGCGGTTGCTCATTGACGGAATCCCACTCGTGCGCGGCACCGACTACACGGTCGATTACGATCTCGGACGGGTTTCATTTGCGCGGCCCGATACGCTCTTCCCGCGGCCGCGTCAGGTGACGGCGCAGTTCGAGGAAAATCCGGTTTTCGCCGAGACTCCGACATCCATCTTCGGCGCGACAGCGGAGTTCCCGCTCGCGCGCGGCAGCATCAACTTCACGGCAATCTCGCAGACGCAGAAGACAACGTTCAACCGGCCGCCGCTCGGCTTCGAGCCCGCCGGCTCGCTCGTTGCCGGCGTGACGGCGCTCTTCAACTTCAACGCCTCGCCGCTCACTTCGCTCGTATCACGGCTGCCTTACGGCGAGACTACGGTTCCGTCGCGGATCAGTGTATCGGGCGAGTTTGCCGCGAGTCGACCCGAGCCGAACGCCGCGGGTCAGGCGTACCTCGAATCGTTCGAGGGAGAAGGCGGAATCCAGGTGCCGCTGCTCGATACGCAATGGTACTACGGCAGCCAGCCGGCGCTGGGGCGCGACTTTGCCACGCGCTACGGATCTCAGTCGATCGATCTCACTCGCGCATCTACTCTCGCCTGGCAAAGCGATGGACTCGATGCGAACGGGCGCGCCATACGCTACACCATCGAGCAGATCGACCCGCAGACGACGCTCATCGGCACCGGACTATCCGGTCCGGAGCAGATGCTGTGGATGACGCTGTATCCGCTGTCGATAGGTGGATTGAGGGGAGAGGGAAACTTCAGATGGACCGTCGGCAATACGCCGAGTGGGCGACGATGGCGATCGATTCGCACGCCTCTCGGCGCCACGGGGTCGGATCTTTCGCGCGTCGAGAACATCGAGTTCTGGGCGCAGATCAACGTGTCGCCCGTCAAGCGTGCAAAGAACCCGATTCTGATGATCGACTTCGGCGACGTCTCGGAAAATTCCGTCACTTTCGCGCCTGATACAGCGATCATCCGCCGCACCGAGGGCACTTCCGCCGGACGCGACACCACGTACACCGGCAAGAAGATTCAGGGCTTCGACGCCCTCGACAGCGAGCGCGACCAGTTGTCCCGCGCGTTCAACGTCGGCGTGAACGACAATGGTCTGCTGGGCGATCTCGCGGGCACGATAGTAATCGTTGCGGACACTCTTCCCGGAGCGCCGCCGTCCACGCGAACCGGCCACGCATTCGCGACGTGCCGCGGCGGCTACTTCTTCGTTCGCGTGCTCGGCGATTCGCGCGTGGATTGTACCGTAGCGAACAATCGTCTCGACGAGGAGGACATCGATGGCGACGGCGTTCTCAACCTCACTGGAGCGGAACGCGAGCAGGAGGAGCTGCGGCGCTACATCGTCAACCTCGGGGACGCTTCGAAGTACAATCGTGTCGGCCGTTGCTCGGTCGCTCCCCGTGTCGTCGTCGGTCCGCCGCCCGACAGCGTCTGTTGGGTATTGTTCCGGATTCCGTTCCGAACCCCTGACGATTCGATCGGGTTGCCTTTGCTCAGACGGATGAGAACCGTTCGACTCACGATGATCTCCGGCGACGCGCTCGGCGACGCCGAGTTCAGCCAGATCGCACTCGCTCGTCTTCGCCTGACCGGATCGCCATGGATCAAGCGGCGCGAGACCAGCCTGCAGGGCGTGGGCGCGGAGCAGCCCGGGTCGGGATTCATTAATGCGGGCGTGATCGGCACGCAGGACCGCGGTCTCGCGGCGGGCATCAGCTACGAATCGCCGCCGGGCGTCGTGGACGAGCCGGATACGAAGCGCTCGAATTTCGAGACTGACCGAATACAGGTCAACGAGCGGTCTCTCCGGTTAACCGCCGGCAATCTCGCGGTCTTCGACCGCGCAGAGGCGTATTTCCGCTTCCCTGAAGGCGAGAAGAATTTCATGGCGTACAAGGAGCTGCGCCTCTGGGCCCGCGGAATACGCAACGGCTGGGGCTCGAACGGCGACCTCCAGTTCTTCATCAAGATCGGCCGAGATCCCAACAACTTCTATCTCTACCGGACTACACTGAACGGCGGACCGGGACGGGAAGCGTGGCTCCCGGAAATCCGGGTTGATTTTCAGAAACTCTTCAAGCTTCGGGCGGAGATTCAGAACGCGTACCTGCAGGGCCGGGCGCGCAACACGTGCACTGGTCTGGACTCCATTCTCATTGCGAACACTCCTGTTCCGCCGACGGGTCTGCGCTACGTCGCGTGCTCCGGTGGGTACATTGCGTATACGTCGGACCCGGGTGTGAACCCGCCGAACCTTGCATCGGTCCAGGAGCTCGCTGTCGGAATGATTCGCACCGGCCTGGGAAGCTCTGGCTCTCCGATCGCGCCCGGCGACACGCTCGAGCTCTGGGTGGACGACATCCGGCTGGGCGGGGTTGTCGACGCTGCCGGCTTTGCGGGACAGATCGGCCTCTCCATTCTCGCAAGCGATTTTGCGGACATCCGCCTCAACCTCAGCAGGCGCGATCCGAATTTCAGACAGCTCGCCGAGCAGCCCACGTTTCTCACTGACAACAGCGTGAACGTCTCGTCGGCGTTCCATCTCGAGAAGCTTCTCCCGAAGTCGTTCGGACTGACGATTCCGTTCTCGGTCAACTACACTTCGGCCGACATCGACCCATTGTTCATGTCGCAATCCGATCTGGAGGGCGACATCATCGAGAACCTGCGCACTCCGCACACGAGCGCTACTTCAGTCAGCTTCGCGGTGGCTCTGGCGACGCCACTGAAGGATCACCGCCTTGCCGCGCTCCTCAACAGCCTGTCTCTCACCAGCACTTACACGTCGGCCGCAGCGCGCACCGAATACGAGGACGGGCGCGCGCATAACTTCACAATCGGGCTCGATTACAATCTCTCGCGGGCGTTGCTCTCCGGTCTTTCGCGCTTTGCGCCGGCGGAGCTCCATCTGACGAGCGTCTACACGAGGGGGAGCGACAGGCGAACAGCTTTTCTCAAGCCCGCGGGCGCGATCGACGACATCGGGCGTGAGATTGCAGGCGAAACGACTAACTGGCGCAACGGCACTTCGTTTCAGCTCAAGCCGACCAAAACGCTGAGCGGGAGACTCGACTTCAGCTCCGTTCGCGACCTTCGCGGATACGGCCTGGACTCCCCGCTAGGCGTAATCGCTACGGATGATCGCGACAGATTCCTCGGGGCTGACACGGGGCTCGAGCGGGAGCGGGACCTCCAGGCCGCAATCAGTTTCACCCCGATCGTATCGTCGTGGATCAAGCCGCGGCTCGACATCGGCAGCACCTATAACATGCTGCGCGATCCGAACACCCTGGGGTACGAGCGCGAGAGCGACACGACGCAGGCACTGCGTCTGCCGCTACGCCTCGGCAGCTCGCAGACCACGACCGCGGGAGTTACGATCGACCTTCCGCGTGCAGCGCGCGAGAACCTCGACAGCACCAGCATTCTCCACCGCCTCCTCACGGCCATCCAGCCAATCGACGTCAACTACAATAGAAGTCTCATCTCGGTGTTCGAGGGGACGCCCATATCTCCGCCGCTCTCGTACCAGCTCGCGTTGGGTGGAGGAACCTTCCGAGAGCTCGGCGGCCGGCCGGCCACGAGTGCGGGGCTGGTTCGGCAGATCTCGGCGACACATTCGATTCTGCTGCCGTTCGGCGCGAGCATCTCGAATCGCTACCAGCTCATCAACGCGCGGAACTGGACGCGCAGATTCGACGACCGCCGCGCGATCACCGACGGGACGCAGCTCGTATTCCCCGATGTTGCGCTGCGCTGGAGCATGAAGCCTGACCGGTTGCGGAGACTGATCGCGACCGTCGGAGGGAGCGCTCGCGCGGTTCAGACGAGACAGCTGAATTCAACTCAGCCGGAGTTCGAGCTCGCGGCGGCTGTTGCGGGAGCGGTGACTCCATTCAGCGGGCCGATCGGCGTCGATCGTGGAGAGACAGTCGTGACGAGCTATCCCGCGAACCTGTCGATTGTGTTTGCGGGCGCCAGGCCGTTGTCGTCGACGGTCGGCTACACGCTGTCCCGACGGAGAGAGACGCGGCCCGGGTTGAGCGCAAAGAGCGCCGACGCCGACGTCACCGTCGAGATCGCAAAGCCGTGGGCCCTCCCGCCGTCATGGAAGCCGCGCAGCGACCTGCGCACTCGCGTCAGCTATCAGGACACGCATGGTGATAACTTCGTGTTGAATCCGCTCTCGATAACCGAGGAGAGCCGGCTCAGCGACAATGGGAGACGGGCGATCAGCTTCAGCGCCGATACCGACGTCGCTGAGAACTTCGCCTCCAGCTTTGTCGTATCACGGGTTGAGAGCTTCGACAGAAACCTCAATCGTCGGTTCACGCAGACCGTTCTGAGCGCCGTGCTGCATTTGAAGTTCTACGCCGGAGACGTGCAGTGA